The Streptomyces sp. P9-A4 genome contains a region encoding:
- a CDS encoding TetR/AcrR family transcriptional regulator: MSGSTGSGTGTKTDGRVERGNQTRRLVLGRTMDIASVEGLEGLSLGRIATELQLSKSGVFALFGSKEELQLATIRAAVAVFADRVVTPLKDVPPGARRVRELCRNWLAYSSERVFSGGCFFYAVSAEFDARTGPVHDAVAQTRRDWTAYMEGALSEARAVGDLAGDLDVEQVAFEVIALMEAANAQSVLFGDPGVYARAERGITARLHSAATDRGRVALDALDALDNPDAPAPAPQQ; the protein is encoded by the coding sequence ATGAGCGGCAGCACCGGAAGCGGCACCGGGACCAAGACGGACGGGCGGGTGGAGCGCGGGAACCAGACCCGGCGCCTCGTGCTCGGCCGGACCATGGACATCGCCTCCGTCGAGGGCCTCGAAGGGCTGTCCCTGGGACGGATCGCGACCGAACTCCAGCTGAGCAAGAGCGGCGTCTTCGCCCTCTTCGGCTCGAAGGAGGAACTCCAGCTCGCGACGATCCGGGCGGCCGTCGCCGTCTTCGCGGACCGTGTCGTCACCCCCCTGAAGGACGTGCCGCCGGGCGCGCGACGGGTGCGCGAGCTGTGCCGGAACTGGCTCGCCTACTCCTCGGAGCGGGTCTTCTCGGGCGGTTGCTTCTTCTACGCCGTCTCCGCGGAGTTCGACGCACGCACGGGGCCCGTCCACGACGCCGTCGCCCAGACGCGACGCGACTGGACCGCCTATATGGAGGGCGCCCTGAGCGAGGCGCGGGCCGTGGGCGACCTCGCCGGGGACCTGGACGTGGAGCAGGTGGCCTTCGAGGTGATCGCCCTGATGGAGGCGGCCAACGCGCAGTCCGTCCTGTTCGGCGACCCCGGGGTGTACGCCCGCGCCGAGCGCGGAATCACGGCCCGTCTTCACAGCGCGGCCACGGACCGGGGCCGGGTCGCACTCGACGCCCTCGACGCCCTCGACAACCCCGACGCCCCCGCCCCCGCCCCTCAGCAGTAG
- a CDS encoding IclR family transcriptional regulator: MTTEAGIARPPAGAQAVRRALDVLHCFHDNGPDLSASDLARRLGLSTSTAHRLARTLLGAGFLEQDGRTARYRLGPAMTELGRLSYHQRGLHLAAPELSDLAERTGATADLALRSGPHVVIVAGGSVTPKVGLRRPLHSTALGKVLLAWPRAGEAGPRSLPPLYAFTERTIVEPPALAAELARVREAGYALNDGESALGVRTVAVPVLERTGHTRFALAVRATPELITDARLDWYLAQARACARALEVLLLAPAERRDPGERTG; encoded by the coding sequence ATGACGACCGAGGCCGGAATCGCCCGACCCCCGGCGGGCGCCCAGGCGGTCCGCCGCGCACTCGACGTACTGCACTGTTTCCACGACAACGGGCCCGACCTGAGCGCCTCCGACCTCGCGCGCCGGCTGGGGCTCTCCACGTCCACCGCGCACCGGCTCGCCCGGACCCTGCTGGGCGCGGGCTTCCTGGAGCAGGACGGCCGGACGGCCCGCTACCGGCTGGGCCCGGCGATGACGGAGCTGGGCCGCCTCTCGTACCACCAGCGGGGGCTGCACCTGGCCGCTCCCGAGCTGTCCGATCTGGCCGAACGGACCGGCGCCACCGCCGACTTGGCACTACGCAGCGGCCCGCACGTGGTCATCGTGGCGGGCGGTTCGGTGACCCCGAAGGTGGGCCTGCGCCGCCCGTTGCACTCGACGGCACTCGGGAAGGTGCTGCTCGCATGGCCCAGGGCGGGCGAGGCCGGACCGCGCTCGCTGCCCCCGCTGTACGCGTTCACCGAGCGCACGATCGTCGAACCCCCGGCCCTGGCGGCCGAGTTGGCACGCGTACGGGAGGCGGGGTACGCGCTCAACGACGGCGAGTCGGCCCTCGGGGTGCGGACGGTGGCCGTGCCCGTACTGGAGCGGACGGGGCACACGCGGTTCGCGCTCGCGGTTCGCGCGACCCCCGAGCTGATCACCGACGCGCGGCTCGACTGGTACCTGGCTCAGGCGCGGGCCTGCGCCCGCGCCCTTGAGGTCCTGCTGCTCGCCCCGGCGGAGCGGCGGGATCCGGGCGAACGGACGGGGTAG
- a CDS encoding putative leader peptide, whose translation MNGRHTARCTPTATPAPLWLTRRRHIDLARVAGAGCR comes from the coding sequence ATGAACGGACGACACACCGCACGCTGTACGCCCACCGCCACTCCCGCTCCGCTCTGGCTCACCCGGCGCCGCCACATCGACCTGGCGCGGGTCGCGGGCGCCGGCTGTCGCTGA
- a CDS encoding ABC transporter substrate-binding protein: MTHARVPDTLWFTRCPVPTATGVAADRGWLAGEFAPDGIAVRSLQDAEPGADRATHFTHALPGLFREGGNVPALWARSRGERTRLVGLTWIEERQVVLVAPGSPMRGAAALRGLRLALPRHSVAIDFWRAMALRGFEGVLASAGYGLDDADLVDVPADGHQGQWAAELDALRRGEVDAVYVKGALAVEAARRAGAEVAVELDELPDPAHRVNNGTPRPLTVHQDLLDEHPELVARFLAVLLRAADWAAGEPAEVARILGAETGAGAEGVAGAYGPGTHRTLHPDLSDTRLDLLARQEAALRAHGFLPEAVDVRAWAAPDPLRQARRLASTVQREPTPTPVP, encoded by the coding sequence ATGACGCATGCCCGCGTTCCCGACACGCTCTGGTTCACCCGTTGCCCCGTCCCCACCGCGACCGGCGTCGCCGCCGACCGTGGCTGGCTGGCCGGGGAGTTCGCGCCCGACGGCATCGCCGTCCGCTCGCTCCAGGACGCCGAGCCCGGCGCCGACCGCGCCACCCACTTCACCCACGCACTCCCGGGGCTGTTCCGGGAGGGAGGCAACGTGCCCGCCCTGTGGGCCCGTTCGCGCGGCGAGCGCACCCGGCTCGTCGGCCTCACCTGGATCGAGGAGCGACAGGTCGTGCTCGTCGCTCCCGGCTCCCCGATGCGCGGCGCCGCCGCCCTGCGGGGTCTCCGGCTCGCCCTGCCCCGGCACTCCGTGGCCATCGACTTCTGGCGGGCCATGGCCCTGCGAGGCTTCGAGGGCGTCCTCGCCTCGGCGGGGTACGGGCTCGACGACGCCGACCTCGTCGACGTACCCGCCGACGGTCACCAGGGACAGTGGGCCGCGGAACTGGACGCGCTGCGCCGGGGCGAGGTCGACGCGGTGTACGTGAAGGGCGCCCTGGCCGTCGAGGCGGCCCGGCGCGCGGGGGCGGAAGTGGCGGTGGAGCTCGACGAACTCCCCGACCCCGCGCACCGCGTCAACAACGGGACCCCGCGCCCCCTCACGGTCCACCAGGACCTCCTGGACGAGCACCCCGAGCTGGTCGCCCGCTTCCTCGCCGTACTGCTGCGCGCCGCCGACTGGGCGGCCGGTGAGCCGGCCGAGGTCGCCAGGATCCTCGGTGCGGAGACCGGCGCCGGGGCCGAGGGGGTCGCCGGTGCCTACGGGCCCGGTACGCACCGCACCCTGCACCCGGACCTGTCGGACACCCGGCTCGACCTGCTCGCCCGGCAGGAGGCCGCCCTGCGCGCGCACGGCTTCCTGCCCGAGGCGGTGGACGTACGCGCCTGGGCCGCCCCGGACCCGCTCCGACAGGCCCGCCGACTGGCGTCCACCGTCCAGCGAGAGCCGACGCCGACGCCGGTCCCGTAA
- a CDS encoding ABC transporter substrate-binding protein yields MRPTTPLAAPAALAALVALSTLTACGGGPAAAQGGGGANGGKGTVTIRIPDPGNAGVLARGKKDGSLDKALAAVGAKVAWTGSAGPFAPAAQAMNADQLDIATGSITSGITSLSQSPGFAFFTATDPDPVGEGILVREGSDIASVRDLVGRKVAVNKGGTGEYLLLKALAKADVPADKVERVYLRPDQTAAVFNAGQVDAWAVWSTYAVAEIGAGKAHFVADGAAIGSDNYSLNAVRSGFAKDHPEIVKALYAYLHDNSAKEKKDPAAYLNVFTDAGPTAVNGKAKEVQISFTGKGGTVDPIGPEDIRRFETVARFYADQKVTPNKVDIAGHLLDIEKLS; encoded by the coding sequence ATGCGCCCCACCACCCCGCTCGCCGCCCCGGCGGCCCTCGCGGCTCTCGTCGCTCTGTCCACCCTCACCGCCTGCGGAGGCGGCCCGGCCGCCGCTCAGGGCGGCGGCGGGGCGAACGGCGGCAAGGGAACGGTCACCATCCGCATCCCCGACCCCGGCAACGCCGGAGTCCTCGCGCGTGGCAAGAAGGACGGCAGCCTCGACAAGGCGCTCGCCGCCGTCGGCGCCAAGGTGGCGTGGACCGGCAGCGCCGGTCCCTTCGCGCCCGCCGCCCAGGCGATGAACGCCGACCAGCTCGACATCGCCACCGGCTCGATCACCTCCGGCATCACCTCCCTCTCCCAGAGCCCCGGCTTCGCGTTCTTCACCGCCACGGACCCCGACCCCGTCGGCGAGGGCATCCTCGTCCGCGAGGGCTCGGACATCGCCTCCGTCCGGGACCTCGTCGGCCGCAAGGTCGCCGTCAACAAGGGCGGCACCGGCGAGTACCTCCTTCTGAAGGCTCTCGCCAAGGCCGACGTCCCGGCCGACAAGGTCGAGCGGGTCTATCTGCGGCCCGACCAGACGGCCGCCGTGTTCAACGCCGGGCAGGTCGACGCCTGGGCCGTCTGGTCGACCTACGCCGTCGCCGAGATCGGCGCGGGCAAGGCCCACTTCGTCGCGGACGGAGCCGCGATCGGATCGGACAACTACAGCCTGAACGCCGTCCGTTCGGGCTTCGCGAAGGACCACCCGGAGATCGTCAAGGCGCTCTACGCCTATCTCCACGACAACAGCGCCAAGGAGAAGAAGGACCCGGCCGCCTACCTCAACGTCTTCACCGACGCGGGACCCACCGCCGTCAACGGCAAGGCGAAGGAGGTACAGATCTCCTTCACCGGCAAGGGCGGCACCGTCGACCCGATCGGCCCCGAGGACATCAGGCGCTTCGAGACCGTCGCCCGGTTCTACGCCGACCAGAAGGTCACGCCGAACAAGGTCGACATCGCCGGCCACCTCCTCGACATCGAGAAGCTGTCATGA
- a CDS encoding ABC transporter permease encodes MTTTTTTAAASAAPSKETPAEDGTAGLVRPRPQVSRPRPRAFALTVRTLGPVALLALWWGSSATGLLTPDVLASPNQVIDAVGELWGNGQLPDALATSLARSGTGLVIGLAAGLALGITTGFTRLGDELLDSSLQTLRTIPFLSLVPLFMVWFGINETAKILLIAVATTFPMYVSTTGGVRNTDRKLVEAMRSFGLGRIAIVRQVVLPGALPSLLAGLRLSTTLSVIALIAAEEINATEGIGYLMSQAQSYARTDILAVCILVYGLLGLTADILVRGLERVLMPWRTAGPGGGPR; translated from the coding sequence ATGACGACGACGACGACCACCGCCGCCGCATCCGCCGCACCCTCGAAGGAGACACCGGCCGAGGACGGCACCGCCGGACTTGTCAGGCCGCGCCCCCAGGTCAGCCGCCCCCGCCCCCGCGCGTTCGCGCTCACCGTCCGGACGCTCGGACCCGTCGCCCTCCTCGCGCTCTGGTGGGGCTCCTCCGCCACCGGCCTCCTCACCCCCGACGTACTCGCATCACCCAATCAAGTAATCGATGCGGTAGGGGAGTTGTGGGGGAACGGTCAGCTGCCCGACGCGCTCGCCACCTCCCTGGCCCGTTCCGGGACCGGGCTCGTCATCGGCCTCGCCGCCGGTCTCGCCCTCGGCATCACCACCGGCTTCACCCGGCTCGGCGACGAACTCCTCGACTCCTCGCTCCAGACCCTCCGCACCATCCCCTTCCTCTCCCTCGTCCCCCTCTTCATGGTCTGGTTCGGGATCAACGAGACCGCGAAGATCCTGCTCATCGCGGTCGCCACCACCTTCCCGATGTACGTCTCCACCACCGGCGGCGTCCGGAACACCGACCGCAAGCTGGTCGAGGCCATGCGCAGCTTCGGTCTCGGCAGGATCGCCATCGTCCGCCAGGTCGTCCTGCCCGGCGCGCTGCCCTCGCTCCTGGCCGGTCTCCGGCTCTCCACGACGCTGAGTGTCATCGCGCTCATCGCCGCCGAGGAGATCAACGCCACCGAGGGCATCGGCTACCTGATGTCCCAGGCCCAGAGCTACGCCCGCACCGACATCCTCGCCGTCTGCATCCTCGTCTACGGTCTGCTCGGCCTCACCGCCGACATCCTCGTCCGTGGCCTGGAACGGGTCCTCATGCCCTGGCGCACGGCCGGCCCCGGGGGAGGACCCCGATGA
- a CDS encoding ABC transporter ATP-binding protein: MTATTTESNATTESPASTPSTPSTAVRVRGLRRVFGARPVLDGLDLTLARGEFLALLGASGSGKTTLLRILGALDGADGGEALVPAARTIVFQEPRLIPSKKVLANVTVGLPRGAATKETGLRALAEVGLERHADAWPATLSGGEAQRVALARALVREPELLLLDEPFAALDALTRLRMQDLVGELRRIHRPAVLLVTHDVDEAVRLADRVAVLRDGRLVTDEPVTVPRPRDPGDPAFVSLRRRLLADLGVHTPEEAPTSTPTLTPVSLPLEGVSA, from the coding sequence ATGACCGCGACCACCACCGAGTCCAACGCGACCACCGAGTCCCCGGCCTCCACACCCTCGACGCCCTCCACCGCCGTACGCGTACGCGGCCTGCGCCGGGTCTTCGGCGCCCGACCCGTGCTCGACGGCCTGGACCTCACCCTCGCGCGCGGCGAGTTCCTCGCCCTCCTCGGCGCGAGCGGCAGCGGCAAGACCACCCTTCTCCGTATCCTCGGCGCGCTCGACGGCGCCGACGGGGGAGAGGCCCTCGTCCCCGCCGCCCGCACGATCGTCTTCCAGGAACCCCGTCTCATCCCTTCCAAGAAGGTCCTCGCCAATGTGACGGTCGGGCTGCCGCGCGGCGCCGCCACCAAGGAGACGGGCCTGCGGGCCCTCGCCGAGGTCGGACTCGAACGTCACGCCGACGCCTGGCCCGCCACCCTCTCCGGAGGTGAGGCGCAGCGCGTGGCGCTGGCCCGGGCGCTGGTCAGGGAGCCCGAACTCCTGCTCCTGGACGAGCCGTTCGCCGCACTCGACGCGCTGACCCGGCTCCGTATGCAGGACCTGGTGGGCGAGCTGCGCCGGATCCACCGGCCCGCCGTCCTGCTGGTCACCCACGACGTCGACGAGGCGGTACGCCTTGCCGACCGGGTGGCCGTACTGCGCGACGGCCGGCTCGTCACCGACGAACCCGTCACCGTGCCCCGCCCCCGCGACCCCGGCGACCCGGCCTTCGTGTCGCTGCGTCGCCGACTCCTCGCCGACCTCGGGGTCCACACGCCCGAAGAGGCACCCACGAGCACCCCCACCCTCACCCCCGTATCCCTCCCCCTCGAAGGAGTGTCCGCATGA
- a CDS encoding ABC transporter substrate-binding protein — protein MTVVIGVHRSNPSLYHLSRLGYAEEELAALGETVTWHPYTDGVRTGAHLADGTIDFGGTGSTPPVTAQAAGHDIVYTAVSAPRPDHGALLVPEDSPVRTVADLKGGTVHLAVGSWQTHLVAKALDEAGLSYATDITPVRADADSEEKLRSGAITAWVAQGAELSAARRAGGLRTLVRTGEVITDRSVFFTRRDLAEQRPEVVEALTRALRRADDWAAAHPREAAEIAAADQGGTVDDWETALRALPWTIEAVTEEFVAEQQEAADIFHRTGFIDRAVTVADALPRKA, from the coding sequence ATGACCGTCGTCATCGGTGTCCACCGCAGCAACCCCTCCCTCTACCACCTCTCCCGCCTCGGCTACGCGGAGGAGGAGCTCGCAGCGCTCGGCGAGACCGTGACCTGGCACCCGTACACCGACGGTGTCCGCACCGGTGCCCATCTCGCCGACGGGACCATCGACTTCGGCGGCACCGGCTCCACTCCGCCGGTCACCGCGCAGGCCGCCGGCCACGACATCGTCTACACCGCCGTCTCGGCGCCCCGCCCCGACCACGGCGCCCTGCTCGTCCCCGAGGACAGCCCGGTCCGCACCGTCGCCGACCTCAAGGGCGGCACCGTGCACCTCGCCGTCGGCTCCTGGCAGACCCATCTCGTCGCCAAGGCCCTGGACGAGGCGGGCCTCTCGTACGCCACGGACATCACCCCCGTACGCGCCGACGCCGACAGCGAGGAGAAGCTCCGCTCCGGGGCGATCACCGCCTGGGTCGCGCAGGGCGCCGAGCTCTCCGCCGCCCGTCGCGCCGGCGGGCTGCGCACCCTGGTCCGTACCGGGGAGGTCATCACCGACCGGTCCGTCTTCTTCACCCGCCGCGACCTGGCCGAGCAGCGGCCCGAGGTGGTCGAGGCGCTCACCCGGGCGCTGCGGCGGGCCGACGACTGGGCCGCCGCGCATCCGCGCGAGGCGGCCGAGATCGCCGCCGCCGACCAGGGCGGGACGGTCGACGACTGGGAGACCGCGCTGCGCGCGCTGCCGTGGACGATCGAGGCGGTGACCGAGGAGTTCGTCGCCGAGCAGCAGGAGGCGGCCGACATCTTCCACCGCACCGGATTCATCGACCGCGCGGTGACCGTCGCCGACGCCCTGCCCCGGAAGGCCTGA
- a CDS encoding LLM class flavin-dependent oxidoreductase, with translation MASTPPEVLWYIIPREGAYPWEPAGRRPVDLGYLSQLAGTVERLGYTGALLATDLYDVWPLGSALAASTSTRFKPLLAVHPGLIAPTLLAKMALSFDNLFGGRLRFNVVNGSTTALREYGLHVEHDERYELSAEYWSIVKRLTAGEVFDHKGRFYELKDAGASFRDLRPVQEPHVPLWFGGSSAPGIEMAAEHVDVYLTWGEPPELLKEKLDHVRARAAAHGRTLRIGLRLHLIVRDTEDEAWAAADRLLDVTSEATYARQLGGRDGEDGVGWQRQFRQHGGKVPARARELETHPNLWPGMSLFRPGPGTAVVGSTAQVVERLEEYQDLGVDTFILSGNPLLEEAYRVAETVLPALGVSR, from the coding sequence ATGGCCTCCACGCCACCCGAAGTCCTCTGGTACATCATCCCGCGCGAAGGCGCCTACCCGTGGGAGCCGGCCGGACGCCGCCCGGTCGACCTCGGCTATCTGTCCCAGCTCGCCGGAACGGTCGAACGCCTCGGCTACACCGGTGCGTTGCTCGCCACCGACCTGTACGACGTGTGGCCGCTCGGCTCGGCGCTCGCCGCCTCCACCAGCACCCGCTTCAAGCCGCTGCTCGCCGTGCACCCGGGCCTGATCGCACCGACCCTGCTGGCGAAGATGGCGCTGAGCTTCGACAACCTCTTCGGGGGGAGGCTCCGCTTCAACGTGGTCAACGGATCCACCACGGCGCTGCGGGAGTACGGGCTGCACGTCGAGCACGACGAGCGGTACGAACTGAGCGCCGAGTACTGGTCGATCGTGAAGCGGCTCACGGCCGGTGAGGTCTTCGACCACAAGGGGCGCTTCTACGAACTCAAGGACGCGGGCGCGTCGTTCCGCGATCTGCGGCCGGTCCAGGAACCGCACGTACCGCTCTGGTTCGGGGGTTCCTCGGCGCCGGGCATCGAGATGGCCGCCGAGCACGTCGACGTGTACCTCACCTGGGGCGAGCCCCCGGAACTACTGAAGGAGAAGCTCGACCACGTACGGGCGCGGGCCGCCGCGCACGGCCGCACCCTCCGCATCGGTCTGCGCCTGCACCTCATCGTCCGTGACACCGAGGACGAGGCCTGGGCCGCCGCCGACCGCCTCCTGGACGTCACCAGCGAGGCGACGTACGCCCGGCAGCTCGGCGGGCGCGACGGCGAGGACGGGGTGGGCTGGCAGCGCCAGTTCCGCCAGCACGGCGGAAAGGTGCCGGCCAGGGCCCGCGAACTGGAGACCCACCCGAACCTGTGGCCCGGCATGAGCCTGTTCCGCCCCGGCCCGGGAACGGCGGTCGTCGGCTCCACGGCCCAGGTGGTGGAACGACTCGAGGAGTACCAGGACCTGGGCGTGGACACCTTCATCCTCTCCGGCAACCCCCTCCTGGAGGAGGCCTACCGAGTGGCGGAAACGGTCCTGCCGGCGCTGGGCGTCAGCCGCTGA
- a CDS encoding WhiB family transcriptional regulator has translation MQTYTTVLTAPEPDMSWQETALCAQAGPEFFFPAPGSSTREAKQLCGACEGRLACLEYALTHDERFGVWGGLSEKERGRLKRQSR, from the coding sequence ATGCAGACCTACACGACCGTACTGACCGCGCCGGAGCCCGACATGTCCTGGCAGGAGACCGCTCTGTGCGCCCAGGCCGGGCCGGAGTTCTTCTTTCCCGCGCCGGGTTCCTCGACGCGCGAGGCGAAGCAGCTCTGCGGGGCGTGCGAGGGGCGCCTCGCGTGCCTGGAGTACGCGCTGACGCACGACGAGAGGTTCGGTGTGTGGGGCGGGCTCTCGGAGAAGGAGCGGGGGCGGCTCAAGCGGCAGAGCCGCTGA
- a CDS encoding acyl-ACP desaturase, which yields MTLTSPHLGSSAEWTDARLLYALEEVVEKELNRHLKVTKDWMPHEYVPWSDGRNFPGFFEDGEAWEASQSKVTEIGKIALVVNLLTEDNLPSYHHEIAALFGRDGAWGTWVHRWTAEEGRHGIVMRDYLLASRAVDPDKLEQFRMAHMSEGFESDNRHSMLHSVAYVAFQELATRISHRNTGHQSGDPVCDRMLSRIATDENLHMVFYRNLLGAAFEIAPDLTMQAVRDVVVNFRMPGHGMPGFERAAAQMAIGEIYNMRIHHDDVLQPVLRFLKVLQIDGLGPEGLRAQEELGLYMNGLDSEASKFDEKLAARKARMAARAAG from the coding sequence GTGACGCTCACCTCTCCCCACCTCGGCAGCTCTGCGGAGTGGACCGACGCGCGCCTGCTCTACGCGCTGGAAGAGGTCGTGGAGAAGGAGCTCAACCGGCACCTCAAGGTCACCAAGGACTGGATGCCGCACGAGTACGTGCCGTGGTCCGACGGCCGGAACTTCCCCGGCTTCTTCGAGGACGGGGAGGCCTGGGAGGCCTCGCAGTCCAAGGTCACGGAGATCGGCAAGATCGCTCTCGTGGTCAACCTGCTCACCGAGGACAACCTCCCGAGCTACCACCACGAGATCGCCGCCCTCTTCGGCCGCGACGGCGCCTGGGGCACCTGGGTGCACCGCTGGACCGCCGAGGAGGGCCGTCACGGCATCGTGATGCGCGACTACCTGCTCGCCTCGCGGGCCGTCGACCCGGACAAGCTGGAGCAGTTCCGGATGGCGCACATGAGCGAGGGCTTCGAGTCCGACAACCGGCACTCGATGCTGCACTCCGTGGCGTACGTCGCCTTCCAGGAGCTCGCGACCCGCATCTCGCACCGCAACACCGGCCACCAGTCCGGTGACCCGGTCTGCGACCGGATGCTCTCGCGCATCGCCACCGACGAGAACCTGCACATGGTCTTCTACCGCAACCTGCTGGGCGCGGCCTTCGAGATCGCCCCCGACCTGACGATGCAGGCCGTGCGGGACGTCGTGGTCAACTTCCGGATGCCCGGACACGGCATGCCGGGCTTCGAGCGGGCGGCGGCGCAGATGGCGATCGGCGAGATCTACAACATGCGCATCCACCACGACGACGTACTCCAGCCCGTCCTCCGCTTCCTCAAGGTCCTCCAGATCGACGGCCTCGGCCCGGAGGGGCTGCGCGCCCAGGAGGAGCTGGGCCTGTACATGAACGGTCTGGACTCCGAGGCGAGCAAGTTCGACGAGAAGCTCGCGGCCCGCAAGGCCCGGATGGCCGCGCGCGCGGCCGGCTGA
- a CDS encoding helix-turn-helix domain-containing protein, whose amino-acid sequence MPPRSSPTARQQRLGSELRKLREQSGMSAQQAAALLGVDRTRIPNVESGRFGISAERVRTLAFNYGCPDAVLVDLLAAMAQERDRGWWEEHRGLLPPALLDIAELEYHAAELQTAVTTHIPGLLQTEKHARAVFDTAVPPLPGPDLEARLSLRLRRQQVLERERPVHYEAVIHEAALRMQFGGPKVAREQLEDILAQSERETVSVRVIPFAAGGFPGAGQSFTCVGAPVPQLDTVQLDSSHGSLLLDTPMQLRRYRGLLDRLRGLSLPADESRAFIRTIAQDL is encoded by the coding sequence GTGCCACCCAGGAGCAGTCCGACCGCACGTCAACAGCGGCTCGGGAGCGAACTGCGCAAACTGCGCGAGCAGTCGGGGATGTCGGCCCAGCAGGCCGCCGCCCTGCTGGGCGTCGACCGCACCCGCATCCCGAACGTCGAGTCCGGCCGGTTCGGAATCAGCGCCGAGCGCGTCCGGACCCTCGCCTTCAACTACGGCTGCCCGGACGCCGTGCTCGTCGACCTGCTCGCCGCGATGGCCCAGGAACGGGACCGGGGATGGTGGGAGGAGCACCGCGGACTACTGCCGCCCGCACTGCTCGACATCGCCGAACTGGAGTACCACGCGGCGGAGTTGCAAACCGCTGTCACCACCCACATCCCCGGCCTGCTACAGACCGAGAAGCACGCGCGGGCCGTCTTCGACACCGCCGTCCCGCCGCTGCCCGGACCCGATCTGGAGGCCCGGCTCTCCCTGCGCCTGCGCCGCCAGCAGGTACTGGAACGCGAACGGCCGGTCCACTACGAGGCCGTGATCCACGAGGCGGCGCTGCGCATGCAGTTCGGCGGACCGAAGGTCGCCCGGGAACAACTGGAGGACATACTCGCCCAGTCGGAGCGGGAGACCGTCTCCGTGCGCGTCATCCCCTTCGCCGCGGGGGGTTTCCCCGGGGCGGGCCAGTCGTTCACCTGTGTGGGCGCGCCCGTTCCGCAGCTCGACACCGTGCAGCTCGACTCCTCCCACGGGTCACTCCTCCTCGACACCCCTATGCAACTCCGTCGATACCGTGGCCTGTTGGACCGTCTGCGCGGACTCTCGTTGCCCGCGGACGAATCGCGCGCGTTCATCCGCACCATCGCCCAGGATCTGTGA
- a CDS encoding ATP-binding protein: MSYLMKGALRCLPSAVAAGPIPPATENLSYSMLLPGGAYCAGLARQSIESLLDRHGLSELCDTAALAASELVSAAYRFTPDREMILRVRWQFEALRIVLYDQHPAHGTPAAAEECRDRRSSSMWLLAAAVDEDGGDWGLAPVLTPGGGTKSWALLHR, translated from the coding sequence GTGAGCTACCTGATGAAGGGCGCACTGCGTTGCCTCCCGTCCGCTGTCGCGGCCGGGCCCATACCCCCCGCCACGGAGAACCTCAGCTACTCGATGCTCCTTCCCGGAGGGGCCTACTGCGCCGGACTCGCCCGGCAGTCGATCGAATCGCTCCTGGACAGACACGGCCTCTCCGAACTCTGTGACACCGCCGCCCTCGCCGCCTCCGAACTGGTCTCCGCCGCCTACCGGTTCACCCCCGACCGCGAGATGATCCTGCGCGTGCGATGGCAGTTCGAGGCGCTGCGGATCGTCCTCTACGACCAGCATCCGGCGCACGGCACACCCGCCGCGGCCGAGGAGTGCCGCGACCGCCGCAGCAGCAGCATGTGGCTGCTGGCCGCGGCGGTCGACGAGGACGGAGGGGACTGGGGACTCGCCCCCGTCCTCACTCCGGGCGGCGGCACCAAGTCCTGGGCCTTACTCCACCGTTAG